From a region of the Cognatiyoonia koreensis genome:
- the recJ gene encoding single-stranded-DNA-specific exonuclease RecJ, translated as MDGTQDRAFLGVTASATGRRWVGPTAEEDRLAEAMAQATDLAPALCRILVRRGVSPDASAAFLAPTLRDLLPDPRSLRDMDTAAARVLKAVKQRERIAIFADYDVDGGASAALLIAWLRDLGQQATLYVPDRIDEGYGPNDEAMAQLAETHDLIICVDCGTLSHGPIAAAKAADVVVLDHHLGGETLPDALAVVNPNRQDENGDLAHLCAAGVVFLMLVEANRQLKASDQNGPDLMGLLDLVALATVADVAPLIGVNRALVRQGLTVMGRRQRAGLVALADVAGLDTKPTSYHLGFLLGPRVNAGGRIGKANLGARLLATNDPREAESIAAKLDELNTERRTVEAEVRDLALAQAEDRGLDTPLVWAAGEGWHPGVVGIVASRLKETTNRPAIVIGLDGDEGKGSGRSVNGIDLGAVIQRVASEGLLLKGGGHKMAAGLTVARDKLDVAMARIGELLAKQGADRIGPADLRLDAVLMPGAATVELIEQIEQAGPFGAGAPAPRFVFPDCQILFAKQVGANHLKVSFGDGLGARIDAISFGAMDGPLGPMLTQHGGARFHLAGRLEVNVWQGRQSPQLRLEDAAPAA; from the coding sequence ATGGATGGGACACAAGATCGCGCGTTTTTGGGGGTAACAGCGTCGGCGACCGGACGGCGCTGGGTCGGCCCCACCGCAGAAGAAGACAGGCTGGCCGAAGCAATGGCGCAAGCCACTGATCTGGCCCCTGCCCTCTGCCGGATACTGGTACGCCGTGGGGTTTCCCCTGATGCATCCGCCGCATTCCTTGCCCCGACATTGCGTGATCTGCTGCCCGATCCGCGAAGCCTGCGTGACATGGACACCGCAGCAGCACGGGTCCTGAAGGCAGTCAAACAGCGCGAACGGATTGCGATCTTCGCCGATTATGATGTGGACGGCGGGGCCTCGGCGGCCTTGCTGATTGCATGGCTGCGCGATCTTGGCCAGCAGGCCACGCTGTATGTCCCTGACCGGATTGACGAAGGCTACGGCCCGAACGACGAAGCAATGGCGCAACTGGCTGAAACTCATGACCTGATTATCTGCGTCGATTGCGGAACCCTGTCGCATGGCCCCATCGCGGCTGCCAAGGCGGCTGATGTCGTGGTGCTCGACCATCATCTTGGCGGCGAAACGCTGCCGGATGCGCTGGCGGTCGTGAACCCGAACCGGCAGGACGAAAACGGCGATCTGGCACATCTTTGCGCCGCAGGCGTGGTTTTTCTGATGCTGGTCGAAGCAAACCGGCAGTTGAAGGCCTCAGACCAGAACGGCCCTGATCTGATGGGTCTTCTTGATCTTGTCGCGCTGGCGACAGTCGCCGATGTTGCTCCGCTGATCGGTGTAAATCGCGCGCTGGTGCGTCAGGGGCTGACGGTCATGGGCCGCAGGCAGCGCGCAGGGCTCGTCGCGCTGGCTGATGTGGCGGGACTTGATACGAAACCGACATCTTACCACCTTGGTTTTCTGCTGGGGCCGCGGGTCAATGCGGGCGGGCGGATCGGCAAGGCGAACCTTGGGGCGCGGCTTCTGGCAACGAACGACCCGCGCGAAGCCGAATCCATCGCGGCGAAACTTGATGAGTTGAATACCGAACGCCGTACAGTCGAAGCAGAGGTGCGCGATCTCGCGCTCGCCCAAGCCGAAGACCGCGGGCTTGACACCCCGCTGGTCTGGGCCGCCGGCGAAGGCTGGCATCCCGGCGTTGTCGGCATTGTCGCATCGCGCCTGAAAGAGACGACCAACCGTCCGGCAATCGTGATCGGTTTGGACGGGGACGAAGGCAAAGGGTCGGGCCGTTCTGTCAATGGAATCGATCTTGGGGCAGTCATCCAACGGGTCGCAAGTGAGGGCCTTTTGCTGAAAGGCGGCGGACACAAGATGGCCGCAGGTCTGACCGTCGCGCGCGACAAGCTCGACGTCGCCATGGCGCGGATCGGAGAGCTGCTGGCCAAGCAGGGTGCGGACCGGATCGGTCCTGCCGATCTGCGGCTGGACGCGGTGTTGATGCCGGGCGCGGCAACGGTCGAACTGATTGAACAAATCGAACAGGCGGGCCCGTTCGGGGCCGGTGCCCCTGCCCCGCGTTTCGTCTTTCCAGATTGCCAGATTCTCTTTGCCAAACAGGTTGGCGCGAACCACCTTAAGGTGTCCTTTGGTGACGGGCTGGGCGCGCGGATCGACGCCATCTCGTTCGGGGCAATGGATGGGCCGCTGGGGCCGATGCTGACGCAACATGGCGGCGCGCGATTCCATCTTGCTGGACGGCTGGAAGTGAACGTCTGGCAGGGAAGACAAAGCCCGCAACTGCGTTTGGAAGACGCGGCACCGGCGGCGTAA
- a CDS encoding homoserine dehydrogenase has translation MTTPLRLGIAGLGTVGVGVVKIVQTHAALLEQRAGRPIVISAVSARSKSKNRDVDLSDYAWEDDPVALAKRDDVDVYIELMGGHEGAAKDSLEAAIAAGKDVVTANKALLAIHGQALAEAAEEKGHVIRFEAAVAGGIPVVKALTEGLAGNEIKRVMGVMNGSCNYILTRMEDAGLSYDAVFDEANQLGYLEADPELDVGGIDAAHKLALLSSIAFGTQVDFDAVELEGIGSVTIDDIRQAADMGYKIKLLGVAQMTGRGLEQRMSPCLVPNSSPLGQLQGGTNMVVLEADAVGQIVLRGPGAGEGPTASAVMGDVMDIARGFRLSTFGQPAKTLRKARAARAAVPAPYYLRMRLLDKPGALSKIAAILGDAGISIDRMRQYEHADTAAPVLIVTHKTTRTALDEALAQFETTNVMTGTPVAIRIEAV, from the coding sequence ATGACAACTCCCCTGCGCCTTGGAATTGCTGGTTTGGGCACTGTTGGGGTTGGAGTCGTCAAGATCGTGCAGACCCACGCAGCCTTGCTTGAACAGCGCGCCGGACGGCCCATTGTGATCAGCGCGGTTTCTGCCCGCTCCAAAAGCAAAAACCGCGATGTGGACCTGAGCGACTACGCCTGGGAAGACGATCCAGTTGCGCTGGCCAAGCGCGATGATGTGGACGTCTACATTGAACTGATGGGCGGACACGAAGGCGCGGCAAAAGACTCGCTCGAAGCGGCCATCGCGGCGGGCAAGGACGTTGTAACCGCGAACAAGGCGTTGTTAGCGATCCACGGTCAAGCGCTTGCCGAAGCCGCAGAAGAAAAGGGGCATGTGATCCGCTTTGAAGCCGCTGTCGCTGGTGGCATCCCCGTCGTAAAGGCCCTGACCGAAGGGCTCGCTGGCAATGAGATCAAGCGCGTCATGGGTGTGATGAACGGCAGCTGCAACTACATCTTGACCCGCATGGAAGACGCCGGATTGTCCTACGATGCGGTGTTCGACGAAGCCAACCAGCTAGGCTATCTCGAAGCTGATCCCGAACTGGACGTCGGCGGCATCGACGCGGCGCACAAGCTTGCCCTGCTCTCCAGCATCGCCTTTGGCACACAGGTGGATTTTGACGCGGTCGAACTTGAAGGTATCGGGTCGGTCACGATTGATGACATCCGTCAAGCCGCCGACATGGGCTACAAGATCAAGCTGCTGGGCGTCGCACAGATGACCGGGCGTGGCCTTGAACAGCGCATGTCGCCGTGTCTGGTGCCCAACAGCTCTCCGTTGGGTCAGTTGCAGGGCGGCACGAACATGGTCGTTCTCGAAGCAGACGCCGTCGGCCAGATCGTTCTGCGGGGCCCCGGCGCGGGCGAAGGCCCGACAGCCAGTGCGGTCATGGGCGACGTGATGGACATCGCACGCGGGTTTCGGCTGTCGACCTTTGGCCAGCCTGCCAAGACGTTACGCAAGGCCCGCGCGGCGCGCGCTGCAGTGCCAGCGCCCTATTATTTGCGGATGCGCCTGCTCGACAAACCGGGGGCGCTGTCCAAGATCGCAGCGATCCTTGGCGATGCAGGAATCTCGATCGACCGGATGCGGCAGTACGAACACGCGGACACCGCGGCACCTGTTCTGATCGTGACGCACAAGACCACCCGCACAGCACTTGACGAGGCACTGGCCCAGTTCGAAACAACGAACGTCATGACCGGCACGCCCGTCGCCATCCGGATCGAAGCTGTATAG
- a CDS encoding AI-2E family transporter yields MDEQKITNRLLAAILLLMIFATVFFAKDVVLPVVIGILLSLTLGPVVRKFRRLGVPAVISSAILILGFCGIIGTGVGLLGGSVSSWFDDIPRIEAEVRQKLRGLTDSVEAVQEAAEQVEEIASGEADSVQTVVVQQPGLITAAVSNLASFVTSLTVGLILALFLLSSGNLFYEKIIESFPNLSGKKAALTAVYEIERSISHYLLAITLINAALGLAVGLAMFAIGVPYAFVWGVAAFFLNYLPFVGGVVGTLGVAGFSIVSFDSITYAVLAPITYLLLTSIEAQFVTPYLLGKRLQLNTVAVFITVIFWGWLWGIPGALMAVPILVLVKVICDHVSSLSTFGNFLGARVTQNSLQD; encoded by the coding sequence TTGGACGAGCAAAAGATAACAAACCGGCTGCTTGCGGCCATTCTATTACTCATGATTTTTGCGACAGTCTTTTTTGCCAAGGACGTCGTTCTGCCCGTCGTGATAGGGATTTTGCTGTCTCTGACACTTGGGCCCGTTGTGCGTAAGTTTCGGCGGCTAGGCGTGCCCGCCGTGATTTCTTCCGCGATCCTAATTCTTGGCTTCTGCGGAATTATTGGCACCGGTGTCGGCCTACTTGGAGGATCTGTATCAAGTTGGTTCGATGATATTCCGCGGATCGAGGCGGAGGTTCGCCAGAAACTACGCGGGCTAACAGACTCTGTCGAAGCGGTGCAGGAAGCCGCTGAACAAGTTGAGGAAATCGCCAGCGGTGAAGCAGACAGTGTTCAGACTGTCGTTGTGCAACAACCTGGGTTGATCACCGCCGCTGTCAGTAATCTGGCCAGTTTTGTGACGTCTCTCACAGTAGGATTGATTCTTGCACTTTTCTTGCTGTCGTCTGGCAACCTGTTCTACGAAAAAATCATCGAATCCTTTCCAAATCTCAGTGGCAAGAAGGCCGCCCTTACAGCGGTCTATGAGATCGAGCGCAGTATCTCTCATTACCTCCTTGCGATAACACTAATAAATGCAGCGCTGGGCCTTGCTGTTGGGCTCGCGATGTTTGCCATCGGTGTGCCCTATGCCTTTGTGTGGGGTGTGGCTGCGTTCTTCTTGAACTACTTGCCGTTTGTCGGTGGCGTTGTCGGCACACTTGGCGTGGCTGGGTTTTCGATCGTCAGCTTTGACAGTATCACTTATGCAGTCTTAGCACCTATAACCTACCTCCTCTTGACCTCTATTGAGGCTCAGTTTGTGACGCCATACCTGCTGGGCAAACGTCTACAACTCAACACCGTTGCGGTGTTCATAACCGTCATATTTTGGGGTTGGCTATGGGGCATTCCGGGCGCGCTCATGGCTGTGCCCATTCTGGTGCTGGTGAAGGTCATTTGTGACCATGTCTCGTCTCTAAGTACATTTGGAAATTTTCTGGGTGCACGCGTCACGCAAAACTCATTGCAGGACTGA
- a CDS encoding GFA family protein — protein MSESTEIACSCGQTRLEVHGKHIASVECCCSSCREAAVRMQNLDGAPPILTDYDATPYVMYRKDRVQFVSGIENLASFRLAPESSSERVIATCCNTPVYLEFKHGHWLSLYGTLWPEGAIPPPEMRTMASDLPEGAHLPGDIPNSKKQSLGFFAKLFGAWVAMGFRNPKSPETGEISV, from the coding sequence ATGAGTGAGAGCACCGAAATCGCATGTTCCTGCGGACAAACCCGCCTTGAGGTGCACGGCAAGCATATCGCGAGCGTCGAATGCTGCTGTTCTTCGTGTCGCGAAGCGGCTGTACGAATGCAGAATCTCGATGGTGCACCGCCGATCCTAACCGACTATGACGCCACGCCTTATGTGATGTATCGCAAGGACCGGGTGCAGTTCGTGTCTGGGATCGAAAACCTTGCCTCGTTTCGGTTGGCGCCGGAGTCATCGTCCGAGCGGGTGATCGCCACCTGCTGCAATACGCCGGTCTATCTGGAATTCAAACACGGCCATTGGCTGAGCCTGTACGGCACGCTTTGGCCAGAGGGCGCGATACCGCCACCGGAAATGCGGACCATGGCGTCGGACCTGCCCGAAGGAGCGCATTTACCGGGCGACATTCCCAATTCCAAGAAACAGAGCCTTGGCTTCTTTGCAAAACTTTTTGGCGCATGGGTTGCGATGGGCTTCCGCAATCCGAAGTCGCCTGAAACAGGAGAAATCAGCGTCTGA
- a CDS encoding VOC family protein encodes MEHAAKVRTCFWFEKKGHEAAKEYVALVPDSRIEAVRENGQPDDPMIVEFTLAGAPMMILTAGLGFELTPAASISILTEDQEETDRLWNALIANGGEPGRCGWVVDRFGVSWQVVPKRMPDLLASDDPAVVGRVSETMMQMGKIDIAALEKAAKEPAHE; translated from the coding sequence ATGGAACACGCCGCAAAAGTCCGAACCTGCTTTTGGTTCGAGAAAAAGGGCCATGAGGCCGCAAAGGAATACGTTGCCCTGGTGCCCGACAGCCGGATCGAGGCGGTGCGCGAGAACGGTCAGCCCGACGATCCGATGATTGTTGAGTTCACCTTGGCCGGTGCGCCGATGATGATCCTGACAGCAGGGCTAGGGTTTGAGCTGACGCCCGCCGCGTCGATCAGCATCCTCACCGAGGATCAGGAGGAAACCGACCGGCTCTGGAATGCGCTGATCGCCAATGGCGGTGAGCCGGGGCGCTGCGGTTGGGTCGTGGATCGTTTTGGCGTCTCATGGCAGGTCGTGCCGAAGCGGATGCCGGACCTTCTTGCCAGCGATGATCCTGCCGTAGTGGGCCGGGTAAGCGAAACCATGATGCAGATGGGAAAGATCGACATCGCGGCACTAGAAAAAGCCGCTAAGGAGCCAGCACATGAGTGA
- a CDS encoding CsbD family protein — translation MNWDQVEGKWKEMVGSVKAKWGDLTDDEVAEVDGNREALEGKIQAKYGKSKEEAKKEVDEFIDGL, via the coding sequence ATGAATTGGGATCAAGTCGAAGGTAAGTGGAAAGAAATGGTCGGCTCTGTCAAAGCAAAATGGGGCGATTTGACCGACGACGAAGTCGCCGAAGTGGACGGCAACCGTGAGGCACTGGAGGGCAAAATTCAGGCCAAGTACGGTAAGTCCAAGGAAGAAGCCAAGAAAGAAGTTGATGAGTTTATAGACGGGCTTTGA
- a CDS encoding TadE/TadG family type IV pilus assembly protein, producing the protein MTYLARIKNFAAKWQRDEDGSVAVETVLMVPLLAWAMLATLTYFDAYRTEGISYKAGLTVADAISREADSIDDDYIDGAYGLLRFLTLKDGDPDLRVTVFKYRAGQDDYRRVWSKARGQTTALNHADLEAMRGRLPLMVGGERAILVETWTEYEAPYAVGLGDFTMSTYNVISPRFTARLCFDTTPADGGDTGLSC; encoded by the coding sequence ATGACCTACCTCGCACGCATCAAGAACTTTGCTGCCAAATGGCAGCGTGACGAAGACGGATCGGTTGCGGTTGAAACCGTGCTGATGGTCCCACTGTTGGCTTGGGCCATGCTGGCCACGCTGACGTACTTCGACGCCTACCGGACCGAAGGGATCAGCTACAAGGCTGGTCTGACGGTAGCAGACGCGATCAGTCGCGAAGCCGACTCTATCGATGACGACTACATTGACGGGGCCTACGGCTTGCTTCGCTTCCTGACACTCAAGGATGGTGATCCTGACCTGCGGGTCACTGTCTTTAAGTATCGTGCCGGCCAGGACGACTATCGTCGCGTATGGAGTAAAGCGCGCGGTCAAACGACAGCACTGAACCATGCTGACCTGGAAGCCATGCGCGGACGTCTACCACTGATGGTCGGCGGCGAACGGGCAATCCTTGTCGAAACATGGACAGAATACGAGGCACCATACGCAGTTGGTCTGGGTGATTTCACGATGAGCACTTACAACGTGATCAGCCCGCGTTTCACCGCACGCCTTTGCTTTGACACGACGCCAGCAGATGGCGGCGATACGGGTCTGAGCTGCTAA
- a CDS encoding TetR/AcrR family transcriptional regulator, giving the protein MARKQGSHSDITGPKVRDAALRLIARHGCAAVSMRQIAAEVGVQAGALYNYTPDKQSLLFDLMCTHMDELLAALADAPIYGTAMARLEAFTRFHIRFHLPRRDQVFVSYMELRNLTPENFAKVEALRRQYEDALETILKDGEAEGVFALPDTRVSTLALIALLTGITNWYRANGRLSIAEVEEIYWSLVRKAVVAA; this is encoded by the coding sequence ATGGCGCGCAAGCAAGGTTCACATTCAGACATTACTGGTCCAAAGGTCCGCGACGCTGCATTGCGCCTGATTGCACGCCACGGCTGCGCGGCTGTGTCCATGCGCCAGATCGCGGCCGAGGTCGGCGTACAGGCTGGCGCACTTTATAATTATACCCCAGACAAGCAGAGCTTGCTGTTCGATCTGATGTGCACGCATATGGATGAATTGCTGGCAGCATTGGCAGATGCACCGATTTACGGCACGGCCATGGCGCGGCTTGAAGCCTTCACCCGCTTTCACATCCGGTTTCACTTGCCACGCCGCGATCAGGTATTCGTATCCTACATGGAACTGCGCAATCTCACGCCCGAAAATTTCGCAAAGGTCGAAGCCTTAAGACGTCAATACGAAGATGCGCTGGAGACCATCCTGAAGGACGGCGAAGCGGAAGGCGTGTTTGCGTTGCCAGACACGCGCGTCAGCACACTTGCCCTTATCGCGCTGCTGACAGGCATCACCAACTGGTATCGTGCGAACGGTCGGCTTAGCATCGCCGAGGTCGAGGAAATTTACTGGAGCCTCGTCCGCAAGGCCGTGGTCGCAGCCTAA
- the glpX gene encoding class II fructose-bisphosphatase codes for MASPVDFNDRNLSLGLARVSEAAAIACAPLIGRGDEKAADQAAVDAMRTQLNKLDISGVVVIGEGERDEAPMLYIGEEVGSGTGPGVDIALDPLEGTTLTAKDMPNALAVIAMGPRGSMLHAPDVYMDKLAIGPGYRSGVVTLDMSPSERVSALAAAKGCSTNNITVCVLERPRHEAIIAEIRSTGAAIRLITDGDVAGVMHCAESAKTGIDMYMGEGGAPEGVLAAAALKCMGGQIYGRLLFRNDDERGRATKAGITNFDRVYTRDDMVTSDVIFAATGVTDGSLLPGIKREVGFVTAETVLMRSKTGSVRRMQYRNPTA; via the coding sequence ATGGCGTCACCTGTCGATTTCAATGATCGGAACCTGTCCCTTGGCCTTGCCCGCGTTTCAGAAGCGGCGGCCATCGCCTGTGCGCCACTGATCGGGCGCGGCGACGAAAAGGCAGCAGATCAGGCGGCGGTCGATGCGATGCGCACGCAGCTGAACAAGCTCGATATTTCGGGTGTCGTTGTCATCGGCGAAGGCGAACGGGACGAAGCCCCGATGCTATACATCGGTGAAGAAGTTGGCAGCGGCACTGGCCCGGGTGTGGATATCGCACTTGACCCCCTTGAAGGCACTACACTGACGGCAAAAGATATGCCCAACGCGCTCGCCGTGATTGCGATGGGGCCGCGCGGCTCGATGTTGCATGCACCGGACGTTTACATGGACAAGCTGGCCATCGGCCCCGGTTATCGCAGCGGTGTTGTCACGCTGGACATGTCGCCGTCAGAACGTGTTTCCGCGCTTGCGGCGGCGAAAGGGTGTTCAACAAACAATATCACGGTCTGCGTGCTGGAACGCCCGCGACACGAAGCCATCATCGCAGAAATTCGCAGCACAGGTGCTGCGATCCGGCTGATCACCGACGGCGATGTCGCAGGCGTCATGCATTGCGCGGAATCCGCCAAGACCGGAATCGATATGTATATGGGTGAAGGCGGTGCCCCCGAAGGTGTGCTGGCCGCTGCCGCGCTAAAGTGCATGGGCGGTCAGATCTACGGGCGGCTCTTGTTTCGCAACGATGATGAACGCGGACGTGCGACCAAAGCGGGAATCACGAACTTCGACCGTGTTTATACACGCGATGACATGGTCACGAGCGACGTAATTTTTGCCGCAACAGGTGTGACTGACGGTTCATTGCTGCCAGGAATCAAACGCGAGGTCGGTTTTGTGACTGCCGAAACCGTGCTCATGCGTTCCAAGACAGGCTCGGTGCGCCGGATGCAGTACCGCAACCCGACGGCCTGA
- a CDS encoding SRPBCC family protein, translating to MTSQKITVETTINAPVEKVWSAYTTPADITQWNFASDDWCCPRADVDLRVGGRQTARMEAKDGSMGFDFGGTFEAIEPQESITFVLDDGRKVHTTFTDRDGKTHVATTFDPETQNPAEMQRGGWQAILDSFRAHTEGKRG from the coding sequence ATGACCAGCCAGAAGATTACCGTCGAGACGACGATCAACGCTCCCGTGGAAAAGGTCTGGAGCGCCTACACGACCCCGGCAGATATCACGCAATGGAATTTCGCGAGCGATGACTGGTGCTGCCCGCGCGCCGATGTCGACCTGCGGGTCGGCGGCAGGCAGACCGCACGCATGGAAGCCAAGGATGGCAGCATGGGCTTCGACTTTGGCGGCACCTTCGAAGCAATCGAACCGCAGGAGTCGATCACGTTCGTTCTCGATGACGGCCGCAAGGTACATACGACCTTCACGGACCGGGACGGAAAAACCCACGTAGCGACCACGTTCGACCCCGAGACGCAAAACCCGGCCGAGATGCAGCGCGGCGGATGGCAGGCGATTCTGGACAGCTTCAGGGCCCACACCGAAGGCAAGCGCGGCTGA
- a CDS encoding TetR/AcrR family transcriptional regulator — MPRPTKQSPERGDARTRLLEAARDVIRQKGFAATSVDDLCQSAGVTKGAFFHHFKTKDALGVAAANHWAETTSALFASAPYHKHDDPLDRVLAYLDFRRAIIDGETFEYTCLVGTMTQEVHESTPAIRDACAASIFGHAATLEADIEAARTQRGIDADWTAESLARHTQAVLQGGFILAKATGDPDLARESVDHLIRYVRGLFGLGPNPRETLQSNRKEQKS, encoded by the coding sequence ATGCCTAGACCTACCAAACAATCTCCAGAACGCGGCGATGCGCGGACAAGGCTTCTTGAAGCTGCCCGTGATGTTATCCGTCAGAAGGGCTTCGCTGCGACTTCGGTTGATGACCTGTGCCAATCGGCAGGGGTGACGAAGGGCGCGTTTTTCCATCACTTCAAGACGAAAGACGCGCTTGGCGTAGCGGCGGCGAACCACTGGGCCGAAACGACCAGTGCCCTGTTTGCCAGTGCGCCCTATCACAAACACGACGATCCGCTGGACCGTGTTCTGGCCTATCTCGATTTTCGCCGGGCGATCATCGACGGCGAAACCTTTGAATATACCTGCCTCGTCGGCACAATGACGCAGGAGGTCCATGAAAGCACCCCAGCGATCCGTGATGCCTGCGCCGCAAGTATTTTCGGACATGCCGCGACGCTTGAAGCGGATATCGAAGCGGCCCGTACGCAACGCGGCATCGATGCCGATTGGACCGCCGAAAGCCTCGCCCGCCACACCCAGGCGGTTCTTCAGGGCGGTTTCATTCTGGCGAAAGCTACCGGCGATCCAGATCTCGCGCGTGAGAGCGTCGATCACCTGATCCGCTACGTGCGGGGCCTGTTCGGCCTCGGACCGAATCCACGCGAAACTCTTCAATCCAACCGAAAGGAACAAAAATCATGA
- a CDS encoding PLDc N-terminal domain-containing protein, with the protein MEYGIFGLLVLVADVYAIINIISSRASVGAKVLWTLLVLVLPVVGFIIWFFAGPRGNAATA; encoded by the coding sequence ATGGAATACGGCATCTTCGGCCTTCTGGTCCTCGTCGCAGACGTCTACGCAATCATCAACATTATTTCGAGCCGCGCTTCGGTTGGTGCCAAGGTTCTTTGGACACTTCTCGTGCTCGTTCTGCCGGTCGTTGGTTTTATCATCTGGTTCTTTGCAGGACCCCGAGGGAACGCCGCAACGGCGTAA
- a CDS encoding pirin family protein — protein sequence MSIRPVLEQRPAQPAIEGAGVKLHRAFGFHDPSELDPFLLFDDFRNERPEDYAAGFPWHPHRGIETITYVLDGTVSHADSLGNTGDLNAGDVQWMTAGSGILHQEMPRGNDKGQMHGFQLWANLPGSMKMTAPRYQDVAGKDIPTVVDDDGTSVRVIVGDFWGKKGPVDGIAADPQYLDISVPAGVRKTFKVDTYRRAFAYVFAGSGSFRDASSPTGVLLEKEVMGQEVNIRDMSGDRTLIRFGTGDEVTVQAGEEGIRFLLISGAPLEEPVAWHGPIVMNTQDELRTAIRELNNGTFIKPAH from the coding sequence ATGTCCATCCGTCCAGTTCTTGAACAGCGTCCCGCCCAACCGGCGATCGAAGGGGCTGGCGTCAAGCTGCACCGCGCGTTTGGTTTCCATGACCCAAGCGAGTTGGACCCTTTTCTGTTGTTCGATGATTTCCGCAACGAGCGCCCCGAAGACTATGCCGCCGGCTTTCCCTGGCATCCACATCGGGGGATCGAAACGATCACATACGTGCTTGATGGAACGGTCAGCCACGCCGACAGCCTTGGCAATACGGGCGATTTGAATGCAGGTGATGTGCAATGGATGACGGCCGGGTCCGGCATTTTGCATCAGGAAATGCCACGCGGGAACGACAAGGGCCAGATGCACGGCTTCCAGCTTTGGGCGAACCTGCCCGGATCCATGAAAATGACAGCCCCGCGTTATCAGGACGTGGCAGGCAAGGATATTCCCACCGTCGTCGACGATGACGGCACATCGGTGCGCGTGATCGTCGGGGATTTTTGGGGCAAGAAAGGCCCGGTGGACGGTATTGCTGCCGACCCGCAGTATCTGGATATCTCTGTCCCCGCTGGCGTGCGCAAGACGTTCAAGGTCGATACTTACCGCCGCGCCTTTGCCTATGTCTTTGCAGGCTCGGGCAGTTTCCGCGACGCATCATCCCCAACCGGCGTTCTGCTGGAAAAGGAAGTCATGGGCCAAGAGGTCAACATCCGCGACATGTCGGGCGATCGCACGCTGATCCGGTTCGGCACCGGTGACGAGGTGACCGTGCAAGCGGGCGAAGAAGGTATCCGTTTTCTGCTGATTTCCGGCGCACCACTGGAAGAGCCGGTCGCATGGCATGGTCCTATCGTGATGAACACGCAAGACGAATTGCGCACCGCGATCCGCGAATTGAACAACGGAACGTTTATCAAACCAGCGCACTGA
- a CDS encoding rhodanese-like domain-containing protein, with amino-acid sequence MIRLKLSSAEMLAAARGRINEIETPDLIARLNDPDLVIIDIRDVRERQRSGFIPGSFHAPRGMIEFWVDPDSPYHKPIFSTPGKTYVFHCASGWRSALTVATLQEMGFKAAHLREGFSTWEDQGGPVTREE; translated from the coding sequence ATGATCCGATTGAAACTGTCGTCCGCCGAAATGTTGGCTGCCGCGCGGGGCCGCATCAACGAAATCGAAACGCCCGACCTGATTGCGAGGCTGAATGACCCCGATCTTGTGATCATCGATATCCGCGATGTGCGCGAACGCCAGCGCAGCGGCTTCATTCCCGGCAGCTTTCATGCGCCACGCGGCATGATCGAATTCTGGGTCGATCCCGATAGCCCCTACCACAAGCCGATCTTCAGTACGCCCGGCAAGACATATGTCTTTCACTGCGCCTCTGGCTGGCGCTCGGCACTGACAGTCGCAACGCTGCAAGAAATGGGCTTCAAAGCCGCTCACCTGCGCGAAGGTTTTTCCACTTGGGAAGACCAAGGCGGACCTGTCACGCGGGAGGAATAA